The Mucilaginibacter terrenus genome has a segment encoding these proteins:
- a CDS encoding glycosyltransferase — MKKLLLITDVDFWNGGAGHRVRIGALVSYLGDNTELYIAYIGIVSPMETPRIAELKATVIILDNEDILSPMKYGEKLAEKTKDIRLDAVIIEYIHLSYMLNFVNEDVTMLLDMHDIVSDRTEAFHKFNYGGIIHEMSAEDEFGIMDVYDHVMVLCEPDRKKLYDIIPGKVILCPHPNLVHRRLVRPKVNTITYIASEYLPNVDAIIHFMETAWPLVSAEKNIELHIYGNVCHPLMGRELPARVFLKGYAADINKVYDNADIIINPVRFGAGMKIKTLEALASTVPLVTTAHGARGLEQLAGKGLIIVDNTEDFAFEIQRLINDCLIRQRLVAEAGDFIEQNYGPEKCFAPLSDAIQL, encoded by the coding sequence ATGAAAAAACTCTTGCTGATTACTGATGTTGATTTTTGGAATGGCGGCGCAGGCCACCGCGTACGCATCGGCGCGCTGGTAAGTTATCTGGGTGATAATACCGAACTATATATCGCTTACATCGGTATAGTGTCGCCGATGGAAACGCCGCGAATAGCTGAGCTAAAAGCGACGGTAATTATCCTTGATAACGAAGATATCCTCTCTCCTATGAAGTATGGTGAAAAGCTGGCAGAAAAAACAAAAGATATTCGTTTAGATGCAGTAATCATTGAGTATATCCACCTTAGCTATATGCTAAATTTTGTCAATGAAGATGTAACTATGCTGCTCGACATGCACGACATCGTTAGTGACCGTACCGAAGCCTTTCACAAATTTAATTATGGCGGCATAATCCATGAAATGTCCGCGGAAGACGAATTCGGGATTATGGATGTGTACGATCATGTTATGGTTCTATGCGAACCCGACCGTAAAAAGTTGTATGATATAATTCCTGGAAAAGTAATACTGTGCCCTCATCCGAATTTAGTTCACCGGCGACTTGTACGGCCCAAAGTAAATACAATCACTTACATCGCTAGCGAATATCTGCCAAATGTTGACGCAATAATTCACTTCATGGAAACGGCATGGCCTTTGGTATCTGCAGAAAAAAATATTGAGCTGCATATTTACGGCAATGTTTGTCACCCGCTTATGGGCCGCGAATTACCAGCGCGTGTTTTTCTCAAGGGCTACGCCGCTGACATCAACAAGGTTTATGACAATGCGGACATTATTATTAACCCTGTAAGGTTCGGGGCAGGCATGAAAATAAAAACCCTTGAAGCACTGGCCAGCACCGTGCCATTAGTCACCACTGCGCATGGTGCTCGCGGCCTTGAACAACTTGCAGGTAAAGGTTTAATAATAGTTGATAACACAGAAGATTTTGCTTTTGAAATACAAAGATTAATAAATGACTGCCTCATACGACAGCGCTTAGTTGCTGAAGCTGGCGACTTTATAGAACAAAATTACGGACCGGAAAAATGCTTTGCGCCGTTATCGGATGCAATACAATTATAA
- a CDS encoding NRAMP family divalent metal transporter: MEPEKGKKPIKKRFLKFISVLGPGLTTGAADDDPSGIATYSQTGAQFGYGQLWTALYMLPFMAAVQEACARIGLVTGKGICAVVKEHYSKIVLYVVVSLVVVANTINIGADIGAMASAAQLLIPAPFVLMAVGFSFIILLLEIFTSYRTYSKILKWLAVTLLAYPLTLFIVHQPWGTVLKATIIPNFEYNFAFLFIITGVLGTTISPYMFFWEASQEVEEKHEAARIFKRKPQVSWLDIKKMRIDNNFGMIFSEFATWSIIVVCATVLHKSGVKDIKTAADAAKALEPLVDSFPNAGFLAKLIFSVGIIGLGLLAIPVLSGSAAYAVCEAFSWRSSLNLKVKRAPAFYAVICAATIIGLLINFIGLDPVKALIFAAVLNGVAAVPMLFIIVKIAGSEKIMGQYKNGGLSLTLLWITFFAMGAAAIAMFYTIMNS; encoded by the coding sequence ATGGAACCTGAAAAAGGCAAAAAGCCAATAAAAAAACGCTTCCTCAAATTCATATCGGTTTTGGGTCCAGGATTGACAACAGGGGCAGCAGATGATGACCCTTCGGGAATTGCAACCTATTCGCAAACAGGGGCCCAATTTGGGTATGGGCAATTATGGACAGCTTTGTATATGTTGCCCTTCATGGCAGCCGTTCAGGAGGCTTGTGCAAGAATAGGCCTGGTGACCGGCAAAGGAATCTGTGCTGTTGTCAAAGAACATTACAGTAAAATCGTGTTGTATGTTGTGGTGAGCCTAGTGGTCGTTGCAAATACCATTAATATCGGAGCGGATATAGGGGCTATGGCATCAGCAGCTCAATTATTAATACCCGCGCCATTTGTTTTGATGGCAGTAGGCTTTAGTTTTATCATTTTACTGTTAGAGATATTTACATCTTACCGGACTTATTCAAAGATTTTAAAATGGCTTGCTGTTACATTGCTTGCTTATCCATTGACGCTGTTTATTGTTCATCAACCATGGGGTACCGTTCTAAAAGCCACTATTATACCGAACTTTGAATACAATTTCGCTTTTTTGTTTATTATTACCGGCGTTTTAGGCACCACCATTTCGCCGTACATGTTCTTTTGGGAAGCCTCCCAAGAGGTTGAAGAAAAGCACGAAGCAGCCCGCATCTTCAAACGCAAGCCCCAGGTTAGTTGGCTTGATATAAAAAAAATGCGAATCGATAATAACTTCGGAATGATATTTTCGGAGTTTGCAACATGGAGTATCATTGTTGTATGCGCTACTGTTCTTCACAAAAGCGGCGTTAAAGATATTAAAACGGCGGCGGATGCGGCTAAGGCACTTGAACCTTTAGTTGATAGTTTCCCCAACGCCGGCTTTTTGGCGAAACTCATCTTTTCAGTTGGCATTATCGGACTCGGCCTTTTAGCCATCCCGGTACTTTCTGGCTCAGCTGCTTATGCTGTATGCGAAGCGTTTAGTTGGAGATCAAGCCTCAACTTAAAAGTAAAGAGAGCCCCGGCTTTTTACGCTGTGATTTGTGCGGCTACTATCATCGGGCTGCTTATTAATTTTATTGGTTTAGATCCCGTCAAAGCGCTGATTTTTGCTGCCGTTTTGAATGGAGTTGCCGCCGTACCTATGCTTTTTATAATTGTAAAAATCGCCGGTAGTGAAAAAATTATGGGACAATATAAAAATGGTGGGCTATCGTTGACTTTATTGTGGATCACCTTTTTTGCAATGGGTGCCGCTGCTATTGCAATGTTTTATACTATAATGAATAGTTAA
- a CDS encoding glycosyltransferase, protein MYTISFCTAIRNRLHHLRQTLPKNLADNAAYPALEFIILDYNSNDGLEQWITINMATHLAAGKVKYIRVADVEYFERSKSRNMAFNAATGQLVCNIDADNFVGKGFAHYINRCFHSDADIFLTAFSNEIANTPDFLGRICCRRTDFMQIGGYNEAMNGYGFEDYEIISRLKKAGLKQEVITDKIFFNAITHDDEERIREEQLFSSLKDIYLGLISPYESDLLFVFKDGTCASGRLVDRTTKNWESPENTFRPLRHRYEFALTNAEWVIGRWTLGAEILTIDEPNGQKLKFAVQDGHLTSSDRSMEKVTEKKLITEMLMFYTQYTNRRFLNNDTSVPINVDNNAGNYRVLTTSVYCHISQWHQLLQEILLPLQEKVIRQSPEAFCVFGLSNYRGNNISVTWFLPFGNSESLFSWLVAEANGLLSQFSFVTVPVVARYHSTFMDFPVGRVAYGLYQFPGVVTKTLDVETLINLSRTVTGILTNVLAQDPIDSDSAFTLAFYLHALLRKGLNLSTEELRNLHGKKPTGSNTNLMDITQGNEATFIEIMNDMSSVGFINAPENAWMKQWMVTSAENQTRLNASPVEFFDDVSTLLLHLLALPVEVKKVIVASIYNAGIAN, encoded by the coding sequence TTGTACACTATTTCTTTTTGCACAGCAATCCGCAACCGCCTGCACCATCTTAGGCAAACACTGCCAAAAAACCTCGCTGATAACGCAGCATACCCGGCGTTAGAATTCATTATTTTAGATTATAACTCTAACGATGGGCTGGAACAATGGATAACCATAAACATGGCTACCCATTTGGCCGCTGGAAAAGTCAAATACATTCGAGTGGCTGATGTTGAATATTTCGAACGGAGCAAGTCGCGCAACATGGCTTTCAATGCAGCCACCGGCCAACTGGTATGTAACATAGATGCTGACAATTTTGTGGGCAAGGGATTCGCTCATTACATCAATAGGTGCTTTCACTCTGACGCTGACATTTTCTTAACGGCCTTTTCGAATGAGATAGCTAATACTCCTGACTTTTTAGGGCGTATATGCTGTAGAAGAACTGACTTTATGCAGATAGGAGGTTACAACGAAGCAATGAACGGTTATGGTTTTGAAGATTACGAGATTATTAGCCGGCTAAAAAAAGCCGGTTTGAAACAAGAGGTAATTACTGACAAAATATTTTTTAACGCCATTACTCACGACGACGAAGAACGCATACGTGAAGAACAGTTGTTCTCATCTTTAAAGGACATTTATCTGGGCTTGATTTCGCCGTACGAATCTGACCTGTTATTTGTTTTTAAGGACGGCACTTGTGCGTCAGGTAGACTTGTTGACCGCACCACAAAAAACTGGGAATCTCCAGAAAACACATTTCGGCCGTTAAGGCACCGGTATGAATTTGCACTTACAAACGCCGAATGGGTAATTGGCCGTTGGACGCTTGGGGCAGAGATTTTGACAATTGATGAGCCGAATGGACAGAAATTGAAATTTGCAGTCCAAGACGGACACCTTACGTCGTCTGATCGCAGCATGGAGAAGGTAACCGAAAAAAAATTGATTACCGAAATGCTAATGTTTTATACCCAATACACAAATAGGCGCTTTTTAAACAACGATACATCTGTTCCAATAAATGTTGATAATAATGCAGGAAACTACCGTGTGCTAACAACGTCGGTATATTGTCACATAAGTCAATGGCACCAACTCCTACAGGAAATCCTCTTGCCTCTACAGGAAAAAGTCATTAGGCAAAGTCCCGAAGCGTTTTGCGTATTCGGTCTAAGTAATTACCGCGGCAATAATATCTCAGTTACTTGGTTCTTGCCTTTTGGCAATTCAGAAAGCCTGTTTTCCTGGTTAGTTGCAGAAGCTAATGGGTTATTATCGCAGTTCTCATTTGTGACGGTGCCGGTAGTTGCCCGCTACCACAGCACCTTTATGGATTTCCCTGTAGGGCGGGTTGCTTACGGGTTATATCAATTCCCGGGGGTTGTAACTAAAACGCTGGACGTGGAAACTTTAATTAATTTATCAAGGACGGTTACCGGCATCTTAACAAATGTCCTGGCTCAAGATCCAATAGATAGTGATAGCGCATTTACCTTGGCTTTTTATCTTCATGCTTTGTTGAGAAAGGGATTAAATCTTTCCACTGAGGAATTGCGCAATCTTCATGGAAAAAAACCAACGGGTAGTAACACAAACCTGATGGATATTACCCAAGGCAACGAAGCTACTTTTATAGAGATAATGAATGATATGTCATCTGTGGGTTTTATAAACGCTCCGGAAAATGCCTGGATGAAACAATGGATGGTAACCTCTGCCGAAAACCAAACGCGGCTTAATGCCTCACCTGTCGAGTTCTTCGATGATGTAAGTACATTACTATTACATCTATTAGCTTTACCCGTAGAGGTGAAAAAGGTTATTGTTGCTTCAATTTACAACGCCGGCATTGCTAACTAA
- a CDS encoding FkbM family methyltransferase, whose translation MDSEEHVISALLRKFRPEVDVVTACRHLKAHDDYPSLLSISETFKAYAIDNAAYNWPFERLHELPLPFITYVTTHNGEYMIVTEINDREVFLTSRNSYEVPMLLDSFKLIFEGTVLVLEPPEPGTALAIENTQPSSLIEVDDLPFQVTYVDIGASYGLPPKWERFAQHPNFMLLLIEPDAGQAADIRLQYPNAMVLETGLSNLNEERDINITASQSCSSVLEPNMDVLRRFNLEKWFTVIGSTKANLRRFEQVAAETGLHVPDFIKIDVQGFEYEVLEGFGKLLDQVLCIELETHLLQIYKEQKLFFDIHKMLYHHGFFLRHLEQTGSFLSEAVEFNAYFVRNMHGLHVNAQAKITFWEAVNNLPPAKTPRA comes from the coding sequence ATGGACAGCGAAGAACATGTGATAAGTGCTTTGTTAAGAAAGTTCAGACCGGAAGTGGATGTGGTGACCGCGTGCCGCCACCTTAAAGCTCATGACGACTACCCAAGTTTATTATCAATAAGTGAGACGTTTAAAGCATACGCCATTGATAATGCAGCATATAACTGGCCTTTCGAGCGTTTGCATGAACTACCGCTGCCGTTTATTACATACGTTACTACGCACAATGGCGAGTACATGATCGTAACCGAAATTAACGACAGGGAAGTGTTTTTAACCAGTCGCAACAGCTATGAAGTTCCTATGCTGCTTGATTCATTTAAATTGATTTTTGAGGGAACTGTTTTGGTTTTGGAGCCGCCAGAACCAGGCACTGCTTTAGCGATCGAGAACACCCAGCCATCATCGTTAATTGAGGTAGACGATTTACCTTTTCAAGTAACCTACGTTGACATTGGTGCAAGCTACGGGTTACCGCCAAAATGGGAGCGTTTTGCGCAGCACCCTAATTTCATGCTGTTGCTAATAGAGCCTGATGCCGGACAAGCGGCTGATATTAGACTGCAGTACCCAAATGCAATGGTCTTGGAAACGGGTTTAAGCAACCTGAACGAGGAACGCGACATTAATATTACAGCGTCTCAGTCATGCTCATCAGTATTGGAACCTAATATGGATGTCCTCAGGCGCTTTAATCTCGAAAAGTGGTTTACGGTGATCGGCTCTACCAAGGCGAACCTTAGACGCTTTGAACAAGTTGCGGCGGAAACGGGGTTGCATGTACCAGATTTTATAAAAATAGATGTACAAGGATTTGAATATGAAGTATTAGAAGGATTTGGCAAATTGCTGGATCAGGTCCTTTGTATAGAACTAGAAACTCATTTATTACAAATATACAAAGAACAAAAACTGTTCTTTGATATCCACAAGATGCTATATCACCATGGCTTTTTCTTGCGACACCTGGAGCAAACTGGCAGTTTCCTGAGCGAAGCTGTAGAGTTTAATGCTTACTTCGTCAGAAACATGCACGGTTTACACGTTAACGCTCAAGCAAAAATTACTTTTTGGGAAGCAGTTAATAATCTGCCACCTGCAAAAACTCCTCGTGCATGA
- a CDS encoding AI-2E family transporter, producing MKKEMPVTVKRALELLGLFVLGAIIVAGNTIIMPLLMAFFFSLVLLPVFRFFRKIKVPEGIAVFLPILLLTIVVALLIWLFSSQVGALLDDFPKIQHTVAKHLDDLSIWISRSFSYSPVEQLKFINTQSKKLFSSLGGVLSGAAGSLSGIIIFLGLLPIYIYFIMLYRNLFVRFTLMWFSKDQHPQVEAVIRQTEVMVKSYLVGLLIQITYIIILLGGGLWLLGMPNALLIGIIFAFLNLIPYLGALIGNVLGVLLTLASSESLADVLIVLATITVVQFLDNNILMPRIVGSQVRINPLVSIVGIIFGGVMAGLSGMFLAMPVLSISKIAFDHTENYKQWGVLLGDERPAKSLMRV from the coding sequence ATGAAAAAAGAAATGCCAGTCACCGTAAAGCGAGCCCTCGAACTGCTTGGCCTCTTCGTTCTGGGAGCGATCATTGTTGCGGGGAACACGATCATTATGCCTTTGTTAATGGCTTTCTTTTTCAGCCTGGTGCTTTTGCCGGTATTCCGTTTTTTCAGGAAGATCAAAGTGCCTGAAGGGATTGCGGTCTTTTTACCGATCTTATTATTGACCATTGTCGTGGCCCTGCTGATCTGGCTGTTTTCCAGCCAGGTCGGCGCCCTGCTGGATGATTTTCCGAAAATCCAGCATACCGTGGCGAAACACCTGGATGACCTGAGCATCTGGATCAGTCGGTCATTTAGCTATTCTCCGGTAGAGCAGCTGAAATTTATCAATACGCAAAGTAAGAAACTTTTCAGTTCACTGGGTGGCGTGTTGAGCGGCGCCGCGGGATCTTTGTCGGGCATTATCATATTTCTCGGCCTGCTGCCCATTTATATCTACTTTATTATGCTGTACCGCAACCTTTTTGTTCGGTTCACGCTGATGTGGTTCTCTAAAGACCAGCACCCGCAAGTCGAAGCGGTCATCCGGCAGACCGAAGTGATGGTCAAAAGCTACCTGGTTGGTTTGCTGATACAGATTACCTATATCATCATCCTTTTGGGTGGCGGCTTATGGCTCCTCGGTATGCCGAATGCCTTATTAATCGGAATCATCTTTGCTTTTCTGAACCTCATTCCTTACCTGGGCGCCCTGATCGGGAATGTCCTGGGCGTGCTGCTAACGCTGGCGTCCTCAGAAAGCCTGGCGGATGTCCTGATCGTGCTTGCCACTATCACAGTTGTGCAGTTCCTGGACAATAATATTTTGATGCCGCGTATTGTGGGTTCACAGGTCAGGATCAACCCCCTAGTTTCAATCGTCGGGATTATCTTTGGCGGCGTCATGGCGGGCTTATCAGGCATGTTCCTGGCGATGCCGGTGCTTTCCATTTCAAAGATCGCGTTCGACCATACTGAAAATTATAAACAATGGGGTGTATTGCTGGGCGACGAGCGGCCTGCTAAAAGTCTGATGAGAGTTTGA
- a CDS encoding cation-translocating P-type ATPase, whose product MQAERFNLRGLSDSEVIAARLKYGANSLSFKNENGFVNALKGLAKEPMVILLLITSGIYFISGNTGDGIFLAFAIVLVAGISLYQDSRSRNALEKLKDFSQPKCKVIRNGEVLEIDSTSLVVGDALIVEEGMSVMADGRIVHSNDFSVNESILTGESLAVNKDSSSPDPFIFHGTTVASGLAVATITAIGNQTRLGQIGESLENIEEEKTPLERQINNFVKKMVIAGLIVFLAVWAINYSHTTNILDSLIKALTLAMSILPEEIPVAFTTFMALGAWRMMKMGIVVKQMKTVETLGSASVICTDKTGTLTENKMSLAKVYTLLEDRTSEAKLKQFSKAEQQLLSLAMWASEPLPFDPMEVALHAAYAGFARKDERPDYRMIHEYPLGGKPPMMTHLFENAAGHRIIAAKGAPEALISVSLLSSDEKKRIASAIEAMAVDGYRVLAVGETRFTGNNYPARQQEFNFTFKGLVAFYDPPKKNISAVLKEFYSAGIAVKIITGDNAETTGAIARQIDFQGADQRMSGDELMRLPEKALSDRVETTNIFTRMFPEAKLKIINALKAKNEIVAMTGDGVNDGPALKAAHIGIAMGKKGTEIAKQAASLILLEDDLSKMVAAIAMGRRIYANLKKAIQYIISIHIPIILTVFIPLALGWVYPNIFSPVHIIFLELIMGPTCSIIYENEPMEKNTMLQKPRPFSTTFFNWKELALSIIQGLVITGGTLATYQYAVSQGADEPLTRTMVFVCLITANILLTLVNRSFYYSLLTTIRYKNNLVLIIIGVTLLISASLIYFKSLVQFFGFKHLNISQLTISFMIGFISVIWFELFKWRTRTNIGL is encoded by the coding sequence ATGCAGGCTGAGCGTTTTAATCTGCGGGGCCTTAGTGATAGTGAGGTCATCGCTGCCAGGCTGAAATATGGGGCAAACAGCCTGTCGTTTAAAAATGAAAACGGATTTGTTAATGCTTTGAAAGGATTAGCAAAAGAACCGATGGTGATCTTACTGCTAATTACCTCCGGCATCTACTTTATTAGTGGAAATACCGGTGACGGTATCTTCTTGGCTTTTGCAATTGTGCTGGTGGCAGGCATCTCTTTATATCAGGATTCCCGAAGCCGGAACGCGCTCGAGAAGCTGAAGGATTTTTCCCAACCCAAGTGCAAGGTTATCCGGAATGGCGAGGTTTTGGAGATCGACAGCACCTCTCTGGTGGTTGGCGACGCCCTGATTGTTGAAGAAGGTATGTCGGTTATGGCCGATGGACGGATCGTGCACTCCAATGATTTTTCGGTAAATGAGAGTATCCTTACCGGCGAATCTTTGGCTGTTAATAAAGACAGTTCTTCGCCCGATCCTTTCATTTTTCACGGAACGACCGTGGCCAGCGGCTTGGCCGTTGCAACGATAACGGCCATCGGTAACCAAACCCGCCTGGGTCAGATTGGCGAGAGTCTGGAGAATATTGAAGAAGAAAAAACGCCTCTGGAACGGCAAATCAACAATTTTGTAAAGAAAATGGTGATCGCCGGATTGATCGTGTTTTTGGCGGTATGGGCGATCAACTACTCGCATACCACGAATATCTTAGACAGCCTAATTAAAGCGCTCACGCTGGCGATGAGCATCTTACCGGAGGAGATCCCCGTTGCGTTCACTACTTTTATGGCACTGGGCGCCTGGCGAATGATGAAAATGGGTATCGTGGTTAAACAAATGAAAACGGTGGAGACCCTGGGCAGCGCTTCGGTGATCTGCACGGATAAGACCGGTACCTTAACCGAGAACAAAATGAGCTTGGCCAAAGTATATACCCTGCTGGAGGACCGCACCTCGGAAGCTAAATTAAAACAATTTTCCAAGGCAGAACAGCAGTTGTTAAGTCTGGCCATGTGGGCCAGTGAACCGTTACCCTTCGATCCGATGGAGGTTGCTTTGCACGCGGCCTATGCCGGCTTTGCGCGCAAAGATGAGCGACCTGATTACCGGATGATCCACGAATATCCTTTGGGTGGCAAGCCGCCCATGATGACCCATCTGTTTGAGAATGCAGCGGGGCACCGGATCATTGCTGCTAAAGGCGCACCGGAAGCATTAATCAGCGTCAGTCTTTTAAGCAGTGATGAGAAGAAACGGATCGCATCGGCGATTGAGGCCATGGCCGTTGACGGGTATCGGGTACTGGCCGTAGGGGAAACTCGTTTTACCGGAAATAATTACCCCGCCAGGCAGCAGGAATTTAATTTTACTTTTAAAGGGCTTGTGGCCTTTTATGATCCGCCTAAAAAGAACATCAGTGCTGTATTAAAGGAGTTTTACAGTGCCGGTATTGCAGTTAAGATTATTACAGGAGACAATGCGGAAACCACTGGGGCCATAGCCCGGCAGATTGATTTCCAGGGCGCTGATCAACGCATGAGCGGCGACGAACTGATGCGCCTTCCCGAAAAAGCGCTTAGCGACCGGGTGGAAACCACAAATATATTTACCCGGATGTTCCCGGAAGCCAAACTTAAGATCATTAATGCACTGAAAGCAAAAAATGAAATTGTGGCTATGACCGGTGACGGGGTTAATGACGGTCCCGCGCTGAAGGCTGCCCACATAGGTATTGCAATGGGCAAAAAGGGTACGGAGATCGCGAAACAGGCGGCATCCCTGATTTTGCTGGAAGATGATCTTTCGAAAATGGTAGCTGCCATTGCTATGGGCCGGCGAATTTATGCCAATTTGAAAAAAGCCATTCAATACATCATCTCCATCCATATTCCGATCATTCTGACGGTGTTTATACCCCTGGCCTTAGGCTGGGTCTATCCTAACATTTTTTCACCCGTGCACATTATTTTCCTGGAACTAATTATGGGACCCACCTGCTCGATCATTTATGAGAACGAGCCGATGGAAAAAAACACGATGCTGCAAAAGCCGCGTCCCTTCAGTACCACTTTCTTCAACTGGAAGGAGCTAGCGCTAAGCATCATACAGGGTTTGGTGATCACCGGGGGTACGCTGGCCACTTACCAATATGCGGTAAGTCAGGGCGCTGACGAGCCGCTGACACGGACAATGGTATTTGTTTGCTTGATCACGGCGAATATTCTGCTGACCCTGGTTAACCGTTCCTTTTATTATTCATTGCTTACCACTATCCGGTACAAAAATAATTTGGTATTAATCATTATTGGGGTTACCCTGCTTATATCAGCTTCGCTAATCTATTTTAAGTCGTTAGTACAATTCTTTGGCTTTAAACATTTAAATATCAGTCAGCTAACAATAAGCTTCATGATTGGCTTTATCTCGGTTATATGGTTTGAATTGTTTAAATGGCGGACACGTACCAATATAGGATTATAA
- a CDS encoding multicopper oxidase domain-containing protein, producing the protein MSNTSFYQLQQNVLSPKQSHQLQGRMNFDNINANIKQGENGRIILYNNTIMRHPIHLHGHYFRVLNGQGDYPSLKNMLGITPMERDTIELWATESGD; encoded by the coding sequence GTGAGTAACACGTCCTTTTATCAGCTGCAGCAAAATGTGCTCTCGCCCAAACAAAGCCACCAACTGCAAGGGCGCATGAACTTTGATAATATCAACGCCAATATCAAACAGGGTGAAAACGGCAGAATCATTTTGTATAACAACACCATAATGCGGCACCCAATCCACCTGCACGGCCATTACTTCCGGGTACTAAACGGACAAGGCGACTATCCCTCGCTAAAGAATATGCTGGGCATTACGCCGATGGAACGGGATACCATCGAGTTATGGGCGACGGAAAGCGGCGACTAG
- a CDS encoding CDP-alcohol phosphatidyltransferase family protein — MSIKPVHKPSYYVVNAITLYRLLAAPLLLILLFSGHLAVFKWLLMVSFLTDAIDGYLARKYQVTSIFGSILDSVSDDLTIAVAILGIMLVNPEFLRKELTLVMVQVLLFITQICFALIRYHKISSFHTYLAKFVTISQGIFLVLFYWLPEPVYMLFYAVSTLTILDLLEETVLVLVIPQWETDVKGLYWVIKNGSSKKPRQP; from the coding sequence ATGTCGATCAAGCCGGTACATAAACCCAGTTATTATGTGGTTAATGCAATCACCCTTTACCGCTTATTGGCGGCTCCGCTACTTTTAATACTCTTGTTCAGCGGCCATCTTGCCGTTTTTAAATGGTTGCTGATGGTCAGTTTCCTGACCGATGCGATCGACGGCTACCTCGCCCGCAAATACCAAGTGACCAGTATCTTCGGATCGATCCTGGATTCTGTTTCTGACGACCTGACCATCGCGGTAGCGATATTGGGTATAATGCTGGTGAACCCGGAATTTCTGCGAAAAGAACTTACGCTGGTTATGGTACAGGTCCTGCTTTTTATTACCCAAATTTGTTTTGCATTAATCCGTTATCATAAGATCAGTAGTTTTCACACTTACCTGGCCAAATTTGTTACCATATCCCAAGGCATATTCCTGGTCCTTTTCTATTGGTTACCTGAGCCGGTTTATATGCTGTTCTATGCGGTATCTACCCTGACCATTCTTGACTTATTGGAGGAGACGGTACTAGTTCTGGTGATCCCCCAATGGGAAACGGATGTAAAAGGCCTATATTGGGTCATTAAAAACGGGTCTTCCAAAAAGCCTAGGCAACCATGA